One Staphylococcus simiae genomic region harbors:
- a CDS encoding Asp23/Gls24 family envelope stress response protein — MTLEISNDYGKIDISNEVIASVVGGKAVECYGIVGMASRQQVRDGIAEILGHENYAKGIKVNESNGVVDIDMYIIVSYGVKISEVANNVQSTVKYTLEKSLNVSVNSINIYVQGVRVNNTGKKN; from the coding sequence ATGACATTAGAAATTTCAAATGATTACGGTAAAATCGACATATCAAATGAAGTAATAGCATCAGTAGTTGGTGGTAAAGCTGTTGAATGTTATGGTATCGTAGGTATGGCTTCAAGACAACAAGTAAGAGATGGTATTGCTGAAATTTTAGGCCATGAAAATTATGCTAAAGGCATTAAAGTTAATGAAAGTAACGGTGTAGTTGACATTGATATGTACATCATTGTAAGTTATGGTGTGAAAATATCAGAAGTTGCTAATAATGTTCAATCAACTGTGAAATATACTTTAGAAAAATCACTCAATGTATCAGTTAATTCTATTAATATATATGTACAAGGTGTACGTGTGAATAATACAGGTAAGAAAAACTAG
- the recG gene encoding ATP-dependent DNA helicase RecG, giving the protein MTKVNLIESPYSLGQIKGIGPKKIEALQQLNINSVEDLVLYLPTRYEDNTVIDLNQADDQANVTVEGQVYTSPVIAFFGRNKSKLTVHLMVNGIAVKCIFFNQPYLKKKIELNQTITIKGKWNRYKQEITGNRVFFNATTQVSNDQNEVQLEPVYRIKEGIKQKQLRDHIRQAIQDVTIHEWLTDDLRQKYKLESLEFTLNTLHNPKNKTELLRARRTYAFTELFLFELRMQWLNRLEKTTDEAIEVNYNIDLVKDFIDQLPFELTEAQKNSVNEIFRDLKAPIRMHRLLQGDVGSGKTVVAAICMYALKTAGFQSALMVPTEILAEQHAESLIQLFGDKMNVALLTGSVKGKKRRILLEQLEQGTIDCLIGTHALIQDDVVFKDVGLVITDEQHRFGVNQRQLLREKGAMTNVLFMTATPIPRTLAISVFGEMDVSSIKQLPKGRKAIITTWAKHEQYDQVLAQMTSELTKGRQAYVICPLIESSEHLEDVQNVVALYESLQQYYGEQRVGLLHGKLSSEEKDEVMQKFSDHEIDVLVSTTVVEVGVNVPNATFMMIYDADRFGLSTLHQLRGRVGRSEHQSYCVLIASPKTETGIERMTIMTQTTDGFELSERDLEMRGPGDFFGVKQSGLPDFLVANIVEDYRMLEVARDEAAELIQSGAFFDNQYQHLRSFVENHLLYRSFD; this is encoded by the coding sequence GTGACAAAGGTCAATTTAATAGAAAGTCCGTATTCGTTAGGACAAATTAAAGGAATAGGCCCTAAAAAGATAGAAGCTTTGCAACAACTAAATATTAACTCTGTTGAAGATTTAGTACTATATTTACCAACGAGATATGAAGACAATACAGTGATTGATTTAAATCAAGCCGATGATCAAGCGAATGTCACTGTAGAAGGACAAGTATATACTTCACCAGTTATTGCCTTTTTTGGACGAAATAAATCAAAACTTACTGTGCACTTAATGGTCAATGGTATCGCAGTTAAATGTATATTTTTTAATCAACCTTATTTAAAAAAGAAAATAGAGTTGAACCAAACAATTACCATTAAAGGTAAATGGAATAGATATAAACAAGAAATAACAGGCAATAGAGTCTTTTTTAATGCTACTACGCAAGTATCAAATGACCAAAATGAAGTACAATTAGAGCCAGTTTATCGAATCAAGGAAGGTATTAAACAAAAGCAATTAAGAGACCATATTAGACAAGCTATTCAAGATGTAACAATTCATGAATGGTTAACTGATGATTTAAGACAAAAATATAAATTAGAATCGTTGGAATTTACCTTAAACACACTACATAATCCTAAAAACAAAACAGAACTATTAAGAGCACGTAGGACGTATGCTTTTACTGAATTGTTTTTATTTGAATTACGTATGCAATGGTTAAATAGATTAGAAAAGACAACGGACGAAGCAATTGAAGTAAATTATAATATTGACTTAGTAAAAGATTTTATAGATCAGTTACCTTTTGAATTAACAGAAGCACAAAAAAATAGCGTGAACGAGATTTTTAGAGACTTAAAAGCACCTATTAGAATGCACAGATTATTACAAGGGGATGTTGGTTCTGGTAAGACGGTAGTTGCGGCGATATGTATGTATGCTTTAAAAACAGCAGGTTTTCAATCAGCATTAATGGTTCCTACTGAAATTTTAGCAGAGCAACATGCTGAAAGTTTAATACAATTATTCGGCGATAAAATGAATGTGGCATTATTGACTGGCTCTGTTAAAGGAAAAAAACGTCGTATACTTCTTGAACAATTAGAACAAGGAACCATTGATTGTTTAATAGGTACGCATGCGTTAATACAAGATGATGTAGTATTTAAGGATGTAGGCTTAGTTATTACAGATGAACAGCATCGTTTTGGTGTTAATCAACGTCAATTACTGAGAGAAAAAGGTGCCATGACAAATGTATTGTTTATGACTGCAACACCTATACCAAGAACACTTGCCATTTCGGTATTCGGTGAGATGGATGTATCGTCAATAAAACAACTTCCTAAAGGAAGAAAAGCAATTATTACGACTTGGGCTAAACATGAACAATATGATCAAGTATTAGCACAAATGACATCTGAACTAACAAAAGGTCGTCAAGCTTATGTCATATGTCCATTAATAGAAAGTTCTGAGCATTTAGAAGATGTACAAAATGTTGTTGCCTTATATGAATCTTTACAACAATATTATGGTGAGCAACGTGTAGGATTATTACACGGTAAGCTATCTTCTGAGGAAAAAGACGAAGTAATGCAAAAGTTTAGTGATCATGAAATTGATGTTCTAGTTTCAACAACAGTTGTTGAGGTTGGTGTTAATGTACCTAATGCAACATTCATGATGATTTATGATGCAGATCGCTTTGGATTATCTACGTTGCACCAATTACGTGGACGTGTTGGTAGAAGTGAGCATCAAAGTTATTGTGTATTAATTGCTTCTCCTAAGACGGAAACTGGTATTGAACGTATGACCATAATGACGCAAACAACTGATGGCTTTGAATTAAGTGAGCGGGATTTGGAAATGCGTGGTCCAGGTGATTTCTTTGGCGTTAAGCAAAGTGGATTACCCGACTTTCTAGTTGCAAATATTGTCGAAGATTATCGTATGTTA
- the fakA gene encoding fatty acid kinase catalytic subunit FakA: MISEVNGKLFADMIIQGAQNLSNNADLVDSLNVYPVPDGDTGTNMNLTMTSGRDEVENNLSQHIGELGKTFSKGLLMGARGNSGVILSQLFRGFCKNIENETDINAQQLAESFNAGVETAYKAVMKPVEGTILTVAKDAASAAMDKCQQTNDCIELMEYIIVKAEESLDNTPNLLPVLKEVGVVDSGGKGLLCVYEGFLKALKGETVSVKAVTLDKDDLVHDEHDFHGVINTEDIVYGYCTEMMVRFGKNKKEFNEQEFRQDLSEYGDSLLVINDEEIVKVHVHTEHPGDVFNYGQQYGELIKLKVENMREQHREVVRKEERSTEETTKTVDTAIITISMGDGISDIFKSMGATHIISGGQTMNPSTEDIVKVIEQSQCKRAIILPNNKNILMASEQAASIVDADAVVVPTKSIPQGINALFQYNPDATVEDNKLQMEQALSSVTSGSLTYAVRDTKIDGVEIKKDAYMGLIEDKIVSSNKDEFVTLTELLNAMLSEETEILTIIAGEDAKQELTDKTISWIEEHYPEVEIEEHQGNQPIYQYFFSVE; this comes from the coding sequence ATGATTAGCGAAGTTAATGGTAAATTATTTGCCGATATGATAATACAAGGGGCACAAAATTTATCTAATAATGCAGATTTAGTAGATTCATTAAATGTTTATCCTGTACCAGATGGAGATACAGGTACTAACATGAACCTTACAATGACTTCAGGTAGAGACGAAGTTGAAAATAATTTATCACAACACATTGGTGAATTAGGAAAGACATTTTCAAAAGGATTGTTGATGGGAGCTAGAGGTAACTCAGGTGTAATCTTATCTCAATTGTTTAGAGGTTTTTGTAAAAATATAGAAAATGAGACTGATATTAACGCACAACAATTGGCAGAAAGCTTTAATGCAGGCGTTGAAACTGCATATAAGGCAGTGATGAAACCAGTTGAAGGTACTATTCTTACAGTTGCTAAAGACGCAGCAAGTGCAGCGATGGATAAATGTCAACAAACAAATGATTGTATAGAATTAATGGAATATATCATTGTCAAAGCAGAAGAATCACTTGATAATACACCTAATTTATTGCCAGTATTAAAAGAAGTAGGCGTTGTAGATAGTGGTGGTAAAGGTCTATTATGTGTGTATGAAGGATTTTTAAAGGCGCTTAAAGGTGAAACAGTATCTGTAAAAGCTGTAACGCTAGATAAAGATGATTTAGTTCATGATGAACACGATTTTCATGGCGTTATTAATACTGAAGACATCGTTTATGGGTATTGTACAGAAATGATGGTTCGTTTTGGCAAAAATAAAAAAGAATTCAATGAACAAGAATTTAGACAAGACTTGAGCGAATATGGAGACTCATTATTAGTTATCAATGATGAAGAAATAGTTAAAGTTCATGTACATACCGAACATCCAGGTGATGTGTTTAACTATGGTCAACAATACGGTGAGTTAATTAAATTAAAAGTTGAAAATATGAGAGAACAACATCGCGAAGTTGTGCGTAAAGAAGAACGTTCTACAGAAGAAACAACGAAAACAGTAGACACAGCTATTATTACTATATCAATGGGTGATGGTATATCAGACATTTTCAAATCTATGGGTGCCACACATATTATAAGTGGTGGTCAAACGATGAATCCATCTACTGAAGATATTGTCAAAGTAATTGAACAATCACAATGTAAACGAGCAATCATTTTACCAAATAATAAAAACATTTTAATGGCTAGTGAGCAAGCTGCAAGTATTGTAGATGCTGATGCAGTCGTTGTACCAACTAAATCGATTCCTCAAGGTATTAATGCGTTATTCCAATATAATCCAGATGCCACAGTTGAGGATAATAAATTACAGATGGAACAAGCGCTTAGCTCAGTAACATCAGGGTCATTAACATATGCTGTTCGTGACACTAAAATTGACGGTGTTGAAATCAAAAAAGATGCCTATATGGGCTTGATTGAAGATAAAATTGTTAGCAGTAATAAAGATGAGTTTGTTACGTTAACAGAACTATTAAATGCAATGCTATCTGAAGAAACTGAAATTTTAACTATCATAGCTGGAGAAGATGCTAAGCAAGAACTGACAGATAAAACGATTTCTTGGATTGAAGAACACTATCCCGAAGTTGAAATTGAAGAGCATCAAGGTAATCAACCTATATATCAATATTTCTTTTCAGTTGAATAA